Proteins co-encoded in one bacterium genomic window:
- a CDS encoding 3-isopropylmalate dehydratase → MRVWKYGDDINTDMLFPGKYTYTCSTVEEIKPHLLEDLDAEFASNVQKGDFIFAGKNFGCGSSREQPALGLKAVGIRAVVAESFSRIFFRASINQGLLLIESPEAVRSYSAGDEVDVDPVEGKIYVGDKTFSFPKLPPEMLEIIEAGGLLAYTKKKLETRKN, encoded by the coding sequence ATGCGTGTCTGGAAATACGGAGATGATATAAACACAGATATGCTTTTCCCCGGCAAATATACTTATACCTGTTCCACTGTTGAGGAGATAAAACCTCACCTTCTTGAAGATCTTGATGCTGAATTTGCATCAAATGTGCAAAAAGGGGATTTTATTTTTGCAGGCAAAAACTTCGGGTGCGGATCCTCCCGTGAGCAGCCTGCGCTGGGACTTAAAGCAGTGGGAATACGCGCAGTAGTTGCAGAGAGTTTTTCAAGAATATTTTTCAGAGCTTCCATAAATCAGGGTCTGCTTCTTATTGAAAGTCCGGAAGCAGTACGCAGTTATTCTGCAGGAGATGAGGTTGATGTGGATCCTGTTGAAGGAAAGATTTATGTAGGTGATAAAACTTTTTCATTTCCAAAGCTGCCTCCTGAAATGCTGGAGATTATTGAAGCGGGAGGACTGCTTGCTTATACAAAAAAGAAACTTGAAACAAGAAAAAATTAA